CTTAGTTTTAATTAGCGAGCCCTAAATAGCATCGGGCTAATTAGCATGATCATAGCTAGATCAGTCTTacctttacacggcttcattaatatggtcttagtaagatgtggcttaattaccTCGGTCTTAGCATGCATTGCCTTAATTATCTTGGTCATAACATGTTCCCACTTAATTAACTAGGTGTACCGCCCAGCCAAATAGCCAAtgagccgggcgcacgtgctcgggcaGCAAGCAGACACttataagaggacgaagagggcgcgcgccggtcGAGCGACGCTCTAGAATGTACAGACAGACCAggatgattacacacgtggcctcggcgattaggcAGATTAGGTCTGGCCACGGTGTTGAAAgacgctcggccggagctaatctcggacgCCGTGGTGCTCATTATTTTAAAGGATACTTGCAGATATTAATagcttgaaaaggaatttaaacagcccgtacctgtaaaaaatattgttagtaaaagtttctgacacttatCTTGCATgaatgcacttctgcactcagtggaacaacaaaaaatatgaaagaagatgcctctggtttgaagacaccacccgaATACCATCCGaatttgtcgaccgcccttgaagcgacgccgcgttccatcataaccaatggaacgcagcgtgcgatgagggatggatttgaccttatcgtactgttagctcgttcaaaaggaaGTGTCGCCTCGCCAGAGCTcagaaagattccgagtttcgccaaactagggccatcctgcatagcacccctgtacTCCGCACACCCTTTCTATCTTATCAATTATAATAAAATTTTGTTTCGATTATTTTATAAGGGTCACAGTAATACCATTGCTATCAGATTCATGGAGGCCGACGCTCAATATTTTTATGAACTTCTTCCGAACAGCTTCGGATCATGAGAAAGCTGGGCCATGCTCCGAACCAAAGTAGAAGTTTGGCCTTGTCCCTGTGCAATTCTGTCGTGTTTTTATTTTTCGGGGTATCATCCGTCTGCATCCTTGTACTGGCAGCGCTACACGAGGAAGAATTCCTGCAAGATGTTGCAAATGGCTAGACGCActtgacaacaaaaaacaaagagcCGTGCGGCTTTTTCTTGCTTCTCTCCCAAGCTTTATTTCGTGCATATACAAAAGTTGAACACAATGCCATTCCGGCATCGTAAAAACAAATCATAACACTTTCCTCCATCACACATCAACGACAGTCATTTTCACTCAAGTCCGCAAGCTGATGTCACCACTTCGGCCTTCTTCAACGAGCAGGGCGAGGTTTGTTTTCACCGATGCCTAGCCCGACCTTCTGGGCCTTCCCAGGGTGAAGTGGATGTAGCTGGGAGAGATAGCCGCCTGGCGGGTGTGAACGGCGTGAGCCACGGGCACCGCGTGAAGGGCGTGCACCGTCACTGGGATGGCGTGAAGGGTCACTGGTGAGGAGTGCACCGCATGCACCGTGGTGACTGGAGTGAACCGAGCCGGCCTCACAACGGCTGGCCTGAAGGCGGGCGCCGCAGGCCTGCTAGACGCAAGCTACGGCGGCGGGGGTGTTCGCTGCGTTCGAGTTGTAGCGAGCGTTTGCCGCATCGTGGGTCTTGGTGCCATGTTCGTTTGTGTCCACGGTGACGCGAAAGCCCTGAGCGTCGGCGATGTACTGCACCAGGCGGTAGATGCCCGTTGGGTCGTTGATGCCGTACGAGCCAGTCTTGACGTTGTTCGCGTCACCGCTCTCACTCTGCGTCACCTTGGCGCCCGTCTTTTCATCGACGTGCTCGTACGCGAAGTTGTACGGTGACGGTGGCTGCGTTACATAATGTGAAACAATAACAGACGGTAAGGTGGAAGTACGCATTCTTTGCGGCTCTGCGTGCCTACAGGCCCTAATGTTGATGCTAGAAACACCTCGGCTTATCGTTTGTGTAAGTGTATATCTTCTtacattgtaataataataataataataataataataataataataataataataataataataatatctggggtttaacgtcccaaaaccacgatatgattatgagagacgccgtagtggagggctccggaaatttcgaccatctggggttctttaacgtgcacctaaatctaagcacacgggcctcaaacattttcgcctccatctaaaatgcagccgccgcggccgggattcgatcccgcgaccttcgggtcagcagtcgagcaccataaccactagaccaccgtggcggggcttcttaAATTGTATCATGCTCAATATTAGTTTATAAGGAAACCTGAAACAGTAGGTGTAAGACATATCGGCCCAGTGGAGCTTTTACTGAATACATTTCTCCGCGTTTTTGGCGAAAAGGAAAATGTTGCACTACATTAATGTTGGAAAAAAACCCTATCGAGTGGACATGAAGATGGCATGGCGGCCTTGGATACTTGAGAAATTCTACTATGACAAATGATTTGCAGCATTCTACAAAGCATAATAGACAGACTGGCTTCTTCGTAAGCATTACGCGGCATTTCTTCGAACCTGGAACTAAAATGTACAGTCGCATATAGGATTATGGATCACCAATAAACTTACCTGATTCACCTGAGCCTGAGTTGCGACAAAGGCAACGAAACAGAAAAGAGTGACCTGCACAGAGAAATGAAATGTGTTGTTCAAAGACGCAGTTGCCACAAAGTGGAAAAAGTGTGATCCACGAAATACCAAAGCGGTAGGTGCCATTGGGTCGTTGATCTGCGTGCGATCTCCCTCACTTGTAAATTTACACGTGTTTGACCTAAATGGGCACAACGGCGAAATTAAGTCGCTCCTGACATCTGAATTGTGGCTATCTGGGCCTGTTCGTTCTGCATCAGTCAGAACTTGCAGTGCAAATAACATAGACACAAAAATAGACACAAGATGACACAGTTTGGTAGTTAGCGCTCTTGTGTCATACACATAGCGCCCATTGTCTTCTATTGTGCCGGTGTTATTCCCACTAGAAATTGTCTTGACATCTGGTTGGTTCGTAATAAACTTAGAGCCTTAGGTGATAATTTTGCAATATTATCTTAATAATCCTGATAACAGCGTGAAATTGTCGCCAGCCTTGTTGGTATTGCCTCTTTGAAGTCACCAACAGGATAACATACAACTATAGGGCGCATAGCATAGTGCGGCAAAGTACAACACCATGTATTTGTAACTGTTACACAATTCTGAGGATACCTTTCTCGTAACAATATATCCCGTTTAGACAGTGCATTCGCTCCCACTCACCTTTGTGAACATGATTTTTGCGTGAGTTTATCCGCTTGCTTCCCTCTGCACTTCACGATACTGATGCACTGATCAAAGAGAGCCCCTATGCCTTATATACCAGCGTGCTGAAACCGTGCCACACATAGGCGGCTTGGGACCAACACATCACCGTCCATTGGTCGCCCAACGTCCGCCGGAGGTCAGGATGACCCGCTACGCCATGTTGTCACTATCGCTACTGCTTTTTTTATAGATAAAAATTCCTGAATTCTCGAGCTAGCCCATGCGGCTAGGTTCCTGTTTTCATTCCGTCGCTATTTTTTGATATTGCTATTCAGTTATGTCACCAGCATGTATTTACACACGGATCCCCTTCGTTAACCTTGCGAACGATAACATCGCCGccagccaagaaaaaaaaatggggttACAGTTGGCCAT
Above is a window of Rhipicephalus sanguineus isolate Rsan-2018 chromosome 3, BIME_Rsan_1.4, whole genome shotgun sequence DNA encoding:
- the LOC119385149 gene encoding cuticle protein 10.9, yielding MFTKVTLFCFVAFVATQAQVNQPPSPYNFAYEHVDEKTGAKVTQSESGDANNVKTGSYGINDPTGIYRLVQYIADAQGFRVTVDTNEHGTKTHDAANARYNSNAANTPAAVACV